The following proteins come from a genomic window of Trichoplusia ni isolate ovarian cell line Hi5 chromosome 28, tn1, whole genome shotgun sequence:
- the LOC113506013 gene encoding uncharacterized protein LOC113506013, protein MVSFDITSLFTNVPVDEVIRIITTLLGGTTLPTGYVESITYCLKSGYFLWRGDFYLQIDGVAMGSPLAPVVANIFMEWFEKKALDSANVKPRYWWRYVDDIFAVVARDALKDLTSHLNRVHAKIEVTIEEEKEGKLPFLDVLVIREPNGRVTHTVYRKPTHTDRYLQADSHHHPSHLSSVPRTLLNRALALCDHEYVNAELRHEQQG, encoded by the exons ATGGttagttttgacattacgtCGCTGTTTACCAACGTACCAGTAGATGAGGTCATACGAATTATCACAACCCTTTTAGGCGGAACTACACTACCTACTGGCTACGTTGAGAGTATCACGTATTGTCTTAAAAGTGGATATTTCCTGTGGCGAGGGGACTTTTACCTCCAAATTGACGGAGTGGCTATGGGCTCACCACTGGCGCCCGTTGTGGCAAACATCTTCATGGAGTGGTTTGAGAAAAAAGCACTAGACTCTGCAAACGTGAAACCGCGATACTGGTGGCGATATGTAGATGATATCTTTGCTGTCGTCGCCCGGGACGCATTGAAGGACCTGACGTCACACCTAAATCGGGTGCACGCGAAGATAGAGGTCACCATAGAGGaggaaaaagaaggaaagttACCGTTCCTGGACGTACTGGTCATCCGAGAGCCGAACGGACGGGTGACTCATACCGTATACCGGAAGCCAACGCACACAGACCGGTACCTACAAGCCGACTCCCATCACCACCCctcacacctatcttcggtgcctcgtacgctgctgaaccgagcactcGCTCTCTGCGACCATGAATACGTCAATGCGGAACTGAGGCAT GAGCAACAAGGTtga
- the LOC113506014 gene encoding uncharacterized protein LOC113506014, translated as MLIDSGSNSNIIDDRTWAQMKQSKVKVSNQQRCSDKTFLANGAKEPLKVLGSFDALIKRGSMPLPVSVAMSSTLIANELLAFIQHAIDTMDEVSILQICKTNFKEEEISSGKRLLYMSLDKLDQMPSRRRDGTEKSVQDIITLLKVTDPDDVPTFVAKDLHKLPPVTFDHVDVTRLLKDIIFLKTSLSEVQSKLEVSEKTIQELRAEVVLLRNTMSVSRSPDEASKVNTRRGAQNLSVCSFASADFDASAVIGECNAPIAKEVSASTPRRVYADAAAPNPSCVTLPRAPAPAPARVPCPAPLPAAPSVLLPRRDEDGFELVQRKKRRPKPTKNRCGKAPTKPKQLVRAAQPNTPVYISRLHYSVKRESIVQYVRQKLKYTLRVQELESNRNVNFKAFVVRVPNCFLHLVLNEDFWPQNVVFRRFRGQVPPERTKT; from the exons ATGCTCATAGATTCTGGTAGCAACTCCAACATTATAGATGACAGGACTTGGGCACAAATGAAGCAGTCGAAAGTAAAAGTTTCAAACCAGCAAAGGTGTTCAGATAAAACGTTCTTGGCAAATGGTGCTAAAGAGCCACTAAAAGTACTGGGCTCATTTGATGCTCTGATAAAG CGCGGCTCTATGCCGCTGCCCGTCTCTGTCGCTATGAGCTCAACACTCATAGCCAACGAATTGTTGGCGTTTATACAACACGCCATCGACACCATGGATGAAGTTAGCATCTTGCAAATATGCAAGACTAACTTCAAGGAAGAAGAAATAAGCAGTGGGAAGAGACTGCTGTACATGAGCCTGGACAAGCTCGACCAGATGCCGTCTAGACGGAGGGACGGTACGGAGAAGAGCGTCCAAGACATAATCACCTTGCTGAAGGTGACCGATCCGGACGACGTTCCGACTTTCGTGGCGAAGGATCTGCACAAGCTGCCCCCCGTCACGTTCGACCACGTCGACGTCACGAGGCTCCTAAAAGACATCATCTTCCTGAAGACGAGCCTGTCAGAAGTGCAGTCCAAACTAGAGGTCTCGGAAAAGACCATTCAGGAGCTGCGCGCGGAAGTAGTGTTATTGCGTAACACTATGTCTGTAAGTAGGTCACCTGACGAGGCCTCTAAGGTGAACACACGTCGCGGGGCGCAAAACCTTTCCGTCTGCAGTTTTGCATCGGCTGATTTCGATGCGTCTGCAGTTATAGGAGAGTGCAATGCCCCGATTGCGAAAGAAGTATCCGCGTCGACGCCTCGGCGCGTTTATGCTGACGCCGCTGCTCCAAATCCGAGCTGCGTGACCTTaccccgcgcgcccgcgccggcgcccgcgcgtGTTCCGTGCCCCGCCCCGCTGCCCGCTGCACCGAGTGTGCTGCTGCCGAGACGGGATGAAGATGGTTTTGAGCTGGTGCAGAGGAAGAAGCGTCGTCCCAAACCTACAAAGAACCGCTGCGGCAAGGCTCCAACAAAGCCCAAACAACTAGTGCGTGCTGCGCAGCCGAACACGCCGGTATACATCTCCCGCCTACATTACTCTGTGAAGCGAGAGAGTATCGTCCAGTATGTGCGCCAGAAGTTGAAATACACGCTGAGGGTGCAGGAGCTGGAGTCGAACCGCAACGTCAACTTCAAGGCGTTTGTGGTGCGAGTACCGAATTGCTTCCTGCATCTCGTCTTAAATGAAGACTTCTGGCCTCAGAACGTGGTGTTCCGTCGCTTCCGCGGACAAGTTCCACCAGAACGCACTAAGACGTAG